TAATCATTTCCCAATACGCTCTCGTCTGTGAGTCTTCTATATGTCGTTGTTGTGTGTTTAATTAGTAAAAGCTTAATTTATGtttgcgtttttaatttttaaaaaagatttgtAACGATACTAAATAATCGATGTAACCATGGAGTGTCTGTCCGCCTTTTAATGATCAGCCAAATAAAATAGAGATACTTTATATCCGCTCACTAGACATATAGTCAAATACAGAACCGTTCAGGGGATATGTTCGtacattttgtattttttccaAAGATAGAATTCCTTCAAAGTAAagtatatttatataaaattcGGATTACTTTATGATTGAAACGATCAATCTGCAAGGGAATCTATATCTTCAAACCTTCTTGACTTATATTGATGTATGTGCTTTATATTAGAACTTTCGGGAGGGATTGAGGAAAGAAACCTCTTACAAAAAACGTATCGCTTCTAATAACGGAAATTTGAATGCTTTTTTTAACTGCACCAAACAAAAATCGATTAGAGATAATTGAGATTACACTTTATGACTTTCTAACCAATTTGATGTTCAAGTGTACATTTTTTTGAAGACCAACTCATCACACAAAATCAATGagattaaaattaaaaattaaagcTTTCTTCCCGAAAACCCGAAAACGAAAACCAGGGGAAGTTCCACAACTCTAAGTGTCGTGTCTCTTTCTTTACCCCAAAACCCctatctttctctctctctatctttaCATATGGCATTTTCAGTTGATTAAACTATAAATATTTGTTGCCAGCTTTTAGAAAATCGTTCATATTTGGCCCCGCTTTATATTACTTTAACTGTGTAATTATTATCTGTAAATAGATGTAAAATGTTAATTTTGCTTGCTTTTTATGCGTAAATGCTGTAAATACACACCAATATATAATTATTATGGTAATTATTTCTGTTAATTGATGGAGTGTGAAACTCGAAACAAGAACTGGTGTTTGGGGACAACAAGCAAGTCATGAATGGGGTGGAAGttgaagtggaagtggaatcCTACCCCCACGAATGATTGGGCGCACGCTATTCGTTAATTACTGCTAGAAAATAttcgtatatacatacatattgtgTACAGCCTAATTGCAACATTAATTTGACCTTGATTTTGACGATTGACTAAgtgaaaatataaataaatttcccacTATTTGTAGACGGCTATTATTCAGTCACGGTGCGCATACCCAAACGTATTACAGTCTGTGAAAATCTATGTCTTAGTTATAGGCTCGCCGATTAGAAGGTAAACCCCAAACCGATGAAATGAACTTGATCTTGAGTATCAGCTAAACCATGTACTTGCTTGGGACGGTCACTAAAAACCACAATTCAACTGCTTGCCTAGACACTTTTGATACTAAACTAAATACAATATATTCTATATGTAAACCATGTATGCTATACCCTATATATTATATGTTTACCCCATATTTGTAACCCTATATACAATACTCAAACCCCTCTAAGCCACACACATTCTAATGATTGATCCTTATTCGTTATTTGTTAGAAGAACAATGGGAAAAGGATCTGGAAGCTGAACTCAAAGACTACGAGGTGGTGGACGAAGGCGGCACTGGCGGAGGTGGAGGCAGAAAACCGAGGAAACAGCAGGGCAATGCCGGCGATGAGGAGGACGAGGAAGAACCGACAATATCAAACTTGCGCACGCGCTCGACCAACAACGACTGGGAGGAGTACGCCGATTTAATTGAGGATACCGATGATTTAAAGTAATTAAGAGCTTATATCGTAGTTTCTTCTAAGTTGGCTCTAAGTTTATAACTATCTTTAACTTATCTTTCTTTTCCATTCCTTTCTACCCCTTGTTTACTCTTTGATTGAAATACCCATTTGATTGTTAAACCCCCtgaaaaatattgaaatattAAACCAATACCAACTGCAACCATCACACAGAACTTTGAAAAGCCTAAAGCGCACGATGTTGGGCTATCTATGAGACGAGGCTCGCCCAGTAGCACTCTTCTAGTGCCCGTCTGAGGCTTGCCTCCTGGTGGCCTATTGGAAAAGTTGGTTCAGATTATTGGCCCCCCTCACTCCCCAAGCAGATATGTACGTTTTATTCAGTTCACGTTCAGACATGATATAAGACactaaaaacaaaagaaaagcgATTTTATTAAACCTTAACGTTTTAGCCGCTACAAAAAGCAAAAATCCAAAACCGATTCGATTCCGGTAcaccaaaatatatatatacaatacCCATATATAAAtaggtatatgtatgtatatctctTTACTATATTCTCTTTTCTTTGGTTGAGCTCGCGGAAGAGCGAAGTACGGGGAAGAGTCGTCGGTATTACTTGCCAATTGTTCAGCACACGAAAAGTCGAGAGAGAGCCGATGGCAGTCAGTAACCCAGTAACCCTATCAataagtacatacatactatataGAAAACACTCGAGAAAACTGGTTAAAGCTATAGACGCAGGAATCGTATTTGAATATAGAAACAAAAACAGTAAAAGAATACGAAAACGAAAGATAAAGATAAAAACAAAGCTTCAAAGGGAAACATTTtgttatttatatttataaataaattatatataaatatatatatatatacagaaGATAAATTAATGCATTTGAATTTAATGTGTAAAAAATTATTATAATGAAATAAAGATATAGATATATgagatatatatatgtatactctatataaatatgtaaagATACGAGAGACACACAAAATAAAACGTTGAGAAATTTGAGTTGTACTTTTTCTTGAATAAAATAAAGACAAAAACATAGCATTCCATTAGTTGAGAGCAGGAAATGAGAACATTCGAGAGTATTATATTATTTCCTTTCTCCCTCAAATAGTTTATAACTAAACGGAAACTAGATAAAAACCTCATTGATTGATGCTTAACTAAATAacgaatgaaatgaaaatgaaaatcagattgcaaatgcaaatgcaaatgaaatATTTATTGTTTTAGCTCAATTTAAGGCGCGTCAACAAGTTCTCTCATTTGAAGATCCCCACAAATATCTCACCTTTTGCTGTTCCACTAACGAGACACTAACGATACTTCCTTGAAACGAAACtataaaaacaaaatgaaaTGCCAAAACAATAATTAATTCTGAATtggactaaaaactaaaaacgaaATGCAATTAACAAattacaaataaaaaaaatgaaaaataaacGCAATTATAACAATAAGCAGTTCAAAACCCTTGAAGcaacatatatatttatatatatttcactAGACAAATTTTTATGCATAAACTAAAAAACAAGACAAATTCTATATTATCAATGTTTTTGCTCTAAATGTCTAACTAATTGTtaacaaaaaaccaaaccaaaccacacaaaaaaacaacatTATTTTCTGCAGAATGAAACGTTAAATGAAAATGctataaatgtgtaattatttGTTAGCGAATGGCAAAAATATATCTTAACAAATAAAAACGGGACGAGCAGAGAACAGAAGAGTACGGAGTACAGAGTACTTAAAAGTTATGGCATTAAACTGTATATTGTACATTTACTTTTAAAAcgcaaatgcaaatgaaaatgaaagtATTTACAAGACACCATATGGATTATAATTAAAAACGAAAAACATATTTTAAGTTTTACATTTACTTTGTGCGTTTTTAAACATGTTGGCGACACAATGACAGGCGAATTAGTGCATAAACTAAACTAATAACTAAATAATATAATACTAACAATTAAAGACAAATAATGTAATGATGTTGacaacatacatatgtattttaCAAGGCAGAACAGCCCAGAACCCCCAGAACCCAATCCAAACCCGAACCGAATCCCAAAAGATACATACCACTACTATATCAAATCCCCCAAGCATCAGGACACCCCTTCTCTCACACACATATTTTATTGTCTATTATTAAACAAAACCCCGAAAAAggcaaaaaaattaaataaagttGTATGAGCAAATGTTTGTTGAGCGGCATTCCATAATTATAGCATTTCaaaaaggaaataaaataaattatatgtatatgaacTAATTAAAGTATATCACCTACGAAACCAGAATGTATAATTTAGTTGTTTAATAATTGATGATATTTAGAGGACCCAGGTGGGGGGACCCCCATAAATCCATTAATGGGTGCTAAATTAGACACCCAAACAGACAAACAGAGAAACAGAGAAGAGCTCCCTGAAATGCCATAGATCGTTCTCAAATCGATGTAGACCCAGAGAAATGGATTGGTTTTACCTGAATACTAGGCACACACcgcaaacaaaaaacattttGTGTAAAGATCGTACAGATAGCGCTCCAGGCGACAccacatacgagtatatacatAATAACTATATATGAGAACAATTTAATGAGATTAAAATCAACTAAAGTAATAAAGGGAAAGTGTATAACTATTAAAACTAACAAACAAATTCCCATTGTTTCATTTTCTCCGTGcatttaatttacaaaaagaTTACAATTTAATACATCGATAGACGAGACTAAACACTAGACGGGTTCAAAAGATTTTCGAATAATTTAATATATGCATTGCATTTTTGGCTTACAATCTGGAAACAAATTTCTACATAATCGGATCGATCTGAGGTTGCTTAACGCTAGTAACACAATTACAATTTGAATCTCTTTCAccttacatatatattatacTAAATACAAGACATGCTAGTCCATTCCACTTTTGCTGGAGGATTTTGGCCAATGGCGTCTATCCCTACGCTCGTAGGTTATGCTTTTGAAGCGTGTACTTCCTTCCAGCGGCTGCTTAGGGGTTGGCGGTTGACCACGGGTTATAATATCCTTCCATATCATAGTGAACAATATAAAAACGCCACCCACAATATTGTTCAAAAATTGTATGATTTGGAGAAGAATGGGCGTGAGGGTGTGTGATAGCCGACTTAGCTCAAAGAGGAATCTCACGGAGAAGATTCCCAAGAACCGCAAGGCAGCAATGGCTCCGCCACCTATTGAGAATAGGAGCAGACCCAGGAAGCGTATTGTGCCCATGATGTTGTGCTTGTTCACATCGTTGGCTATAAAGTCGTAGGTGGTCTGTTTGATGCCTTCACCCCACTGCCGCGGCACTTCCAAGAAGTCGGCCAAACCAAGTGGAGGGGGTTGATCGGTCATCTGGCTCTCTGTGGTCGAACTCTCGCCTGCTGCTGTTATGGTATTGCTTGCCGTTGTCCTGTTTATCGAGACGGATCTTCTCGGCGTTGCCATTGGCTCTGGCTCAACAGCTCTTACAGTCTTGAGCTTTAGCAGCACTTCCTGATCCCGAAACCGCAGCGTTTTGATACTAAACCAATATTCACCAAGGGCCAAGTCGTTCAGCTCTGCCCAAATGCAGGTCTCTAGTTGGGCAGGATGTGGTATGTGCTTGTAGTTTCCCAGACTACCATATGATATGCCCACCCACATATTGGGCACACAGCGCTGGTAGAACATTTGCAGTTGGCCTGCACCTCTGATCAGAAGTTTCTCCAGTTCCCGTTCGCTGCGTTGCAAGGCAATAACGTCTCTATAATCCCCGATCTGCTCCACGAAATAGCGTCCCAGGTAGTAGCCGCGAAAAAGTCGCGATTTGAAGATTTGTTTGGTGAGCGACTGCATCACCAGCTCTTCCGGTGGAATCATACGAGCAGGCGCCCTCGGCACCGTCGTTGTTGTATCCATTTCGAACGCTATTCTAAATTCACAATAATTATTCCGCTGACTGATACACTATTCCAACGTTGACCTTACCTGTGATTGTGTGGTGATTGTCGATGGACTTTGCTGCAATCCACTTTCGCCGCTTAGTCAGCAATGAGTTTTGTTATTGTTTAAATAACAAAGTTGACCAAATATGGTCAAAAAGCACTCAAACCGTTGCGAGCAATTAGCTAGTAGAGGTTTACTATTCTGTGTTGGAGCCTTGGAAGAGTTTTGCATTATTGCACATGTAATTatattataaatatataaaatttttCTAAAAATTCAACTTAAACAATAGATGAGATAAATATAGTGGGTCTATAGGTATTGATCGCAGGGTTGTCGCACATGGTATTTTTTGCGATATTTTTTCCTCCAGCCGATGCTTCCTCATCGATAGTTTTGTATGAcgcaaaaaaggaaaaaataaaaacatttTTCTATCCATTTTTCGTGAAAATTTTACCCCAAAGCCTTAGTTCAACCACCGTCAAAATTGTCTCCAGGCACCGACTGAAAGAATTCTTCAGGATGACTTTGGTAGGACTCGCAGCACGCAAACTAGCGCAAAAACAGAGGTAATAAAAGTAGCCGGGCGCCGAGAAAAAGTAAACTAACTAACCTTCACGCCTCCATAGGTCGGCAAAACTGGCCGCCGCCTTTCCGAATGGCGTACGCTGCCAGAAATGTCTGCAAATGGGCCACTGGAGCTACGAGTGCAAGGAGAAACGCAAATATGTGCACCGTAGCTCACGCACAAAGCAGCTTAGCAAGCATTTGGCAGATAAAGAAGATGCCATTGCCAACAAAACTGCTGCCGAGGCGGCAGCAGTCCAGCCAGTGGCAGCTTCGAGTAAGAAGGAGAAACGCAAGCGAAAGAATAGCaacagctcctcctcctccagttCTGGGAGTTCTGGCAGCAGCTCAGGGTCAGACTCGTCTGGCTCGGACTCCAACGATTCCAGCTCCGATTCGGATGAAGACGGCAGTTCTTCGGGCGAGGAATCGGGCTCGTCTAgtagctccagctccagctcagacagcgacagcagcgaTGATGAGGTTTCCAAGAAAAAGAAACGGGTCGACAGCTCAGGAGAATCCTCTGACGGTGGCACCCAAGACCCAGAATAATTGAAGGCCAACAACGGTTTTTAGCGCATAGCTTTAGTAGTTTAGTTACTCTTTCGTTCTTTGGTAATTGTAATTTTACCCCTATTTAATTGTACACGTATTTAAGTGCACGAAAGATATGTTTATTTAAGTTCCGAAGTACATAAGTACACGTATGGTCTGTGTGAACTGGCAGATTCATCGCCAGGAAACAAGCACCACGAATAAACATTTTAGCTATCGAATCTCAATCCGAGTCCAATTCCTCACCGCCTTCCAACTTCTTTATAAAGAGGTCCAAATCGATTTTCTGCTGGTTAATTTGATCCGGTTGCATGGCAGCAGGAGTTCCATTCATATCAAAGTGTGTGCGATGAGAAGGCACAGCTCGCTGTGACTCGATGGTACGCTCCAGTCCCAAGGATTTCAGATGCAGTTCCTCCACCTTTGAGTGGGGAATCAAGTTAGTGATTTGTCATGGTTTTAGGCGCGATGCCATACCTTTAGCGAATTTAAGGCCTCCTGGATAACAGGCACCACCTTCAGCAGCTTCTTTTCAATAGCAAGGAGCTCAACTTGTTCCCGCTGCAGCACACGATTGGATTGCAgcattgttgttgttctgtTGTTAATGTCAGTGCACATGCACCCCCACATATCGCTTTGAGAAATATCGCCCGCGATCCACAATCGATAGCACTAAGAATGCAAGCCTAGCGGCAGGGCTGATATCGGAAGCAAACCTGGTCGCAAATGGCAGCAATTTTAACCATTCGCGCCTTTGGAAAAATTCACATTTTGTACAGTCAAAACACAACTTGGGGTAAATTTCAGGGTAGATCAGcaaataaatagaaaatagCACTCATATCTTTTCGAATAGTGAACAATGAATATCTGCGCGGAGGGCTGGGCGGCCGAGATGAACAATTTACATTTTACGGCCACTTGCGATATGTTGGATCTGGACCCggagatcaagttgaaggcacTTGCCGCCTTTCAACAATCGAATAGCGATGGCGGGCTAACCGAGAAGCGGGATTTGCAAGAATGGCTCTGCTGCGCCGTCTATTGTGAGCTGCAGCGGGTGAAGATCAAGGACATGCTCGATGCCAAACTCATCACCGACTATCCAACGAATGGAGCGGAAAAGGCAGGCACCAGCTGCTGGAACTTGTCGCTGACCAAATTACTCACGGCATTCAAGTTGAACATTAATCAGTTTATGGAGAGAATGAAGCAATGGAACGTGCTGGTCAAGAACGAAAAGGTCTTTCAGCAGGAGATCGACGATATGCAGAGACGGCTATGCATTACCCTGATCCTTAGGAAACACTACCAGCGCGTATTCGATCACCTGTTCGTACTGCCAGAGGAGGACACTGAGAACGTAGAGGCTCGTTCCATCCACACATCACTGTACGAGTTTGGCTGGCTTCTGTTTTTGACCATCCGAAACGAGCTGCCCGGCTTCGCCACCTCGAATCTGGTGAGTGGCTGTCAGGTGCTCATCTGCACTTTGGAGCTTCTCTACGTGAATGCCTTGGAGATGGGCAATCCCTGGGTGATTAACAGGACGTTTCCAGGTGTGCCCAGAAAATGGGGCAGCGATGACTTTGACGATGGCCTGCTCCTCAGGTACAGTGCACTGGAGGACATCTGCTCACTGATCCCAGATCTGCCGCGGAAGGATGTGCGTATCATGAAGAAGTCCTTCTTCCACAAGGCTCTGGTGGTGCTCTTCTCGAATCAGAGTCTGCTGGGCAACGACACCTTCATGCGGGAGATCATTAAGGAAGGCCTCTTGGACGTCAATTTGGCTACTCTAAACCGGAACTACACGAACCATGTGGCCGACATCAGTGAGATCGATGAACGGTTCCTGTCTTGCTGCAAAAAAACGCCGCCCGCGAGGTATAAGCCTAGGGTTCCTTACCGCTACAAGCCGCTTCAAAAGCTCCCCAATGCGATGCCTTCGGTGATCACAGAAGCCTTGGACCCAGAGGACGCTGATGTGCTCAGCAATGTGGAGAATCTCGTGCTTGACATGGCCCGTACTTTTGGAGTGTCCTCGCGAGATCACTTGAGCACAGATGCAGCCGGTGAGTGCTTTACGCTGGCCTGCCGAATCTACTACCAATTCCTTCAGAGGATCATCGGCTCAGAGCTGTTGTTAAAGCCCCATCTGAAGATAGTCCAGCTGCTGAAACAGAG
This region of Drosophila miranda strain MSH22 chromosome 2, D.miranda_PacBio2.1, whole genome shotgun sequence genomic DNA includes:
- the LOC108155416 gene encoding retinoblastoma family protein; translated protein: MNICAEGWAAEMNNLHFTATCDMLDLDPEIKLKALAAFQQSNSDGGLTEKRDLQEWLCCAVYCELQRVKIKDMLDAKLITDYPTNGAEKAGTSCWNLSLTKLLTAFKLNINQFMERMKQWNVLVKNEKVFQQEIDDMQRRLCITLILRKHYQRVFDHLFVLPEEDTENVEARSIHTSLYEFGWLLFLTIRNELPGFATSNLVSGCQVLICTLELLYVNALEMGNPWVINRTFPGVPRKWGSDDFDDGLLLRYSALEDICSLIPDLPRKDVRIMKKSFFHKALVVLFSNQSLLGNDTFMREIIKEGLLDVNLATLNRNYTNHVADISEIDERFLSCCKKTPPARYKPRVPYRYKPLQKLPNAMPSVITEALDPEDADVLSNVENLVLDMARTFGVSSRDHLSTDAAGECFTLACRIYYQFLQRIIGSELLLKPHLKIVQLLKQRTLSVTLVACCLELALRIREDRVEELKFPFILKCYSLDAYDFQKIVELVVRHRTGLIGRDLIRHLQAVEDECLGSLMFRGDSSFWKILGKAQRVPSCKEVQARDKENALGSGLEEKPRTGFVICLSKFYWLANQRLVNLCQSLVLMEHFPKIWLIAEHSFIQQDGDLLKQRKLDHLLICAIHLHARLKRLRLNFSQILQHYRWQPHARREVYRAVPLGDGQSGDIIDFYNKVYVKSMEDFAQGLRSAKEGVPRPALQETPPQKNLVSLNISVCTQIKPWIKINKSKADAEDEPTLEELDQLLITPLKRAHSSNELDLLGSPNIRQCIQ
- the LOC108155417 gene encoding uncharacterized protein LOC108155417 → MDTTTTVPRAPARMIPPEELVMQSLTKQIFKSRLFRGYYLGRYFVEQIGDYRDVIALQRSERELEKLLIRGAGQLQMFYQRCVPNMWVGISYGSLGNYKHIPHPAQLETCIWAELNDLALGEYWFSIKTLRFRDQEVLLKLKTVRAVEPEPMATPRRSVSINRTTASNTITAAGESSTTESQMTDQPPPLGLADFLEVPRQWGEGIKQTTYDFIANDVNKHNIMGTIRFLGLLLFSIGGGAIAALRFLGIFSVRFLFELSRLSHTLTPILLQIIQFLNNIVGGVFILFTMIWKDIITRGQPPTPKQPLEGSTRFKSITYERRDRRHWPKSSSKSGMD
- the LOC108155418 gene encoding zinc finger CCHC domain-containing protein 10 — protein: MTLVGLAARKLAQKQRSAKLAAAFPNGVRCQKCLQMGHWSYECKEKRKYVHRSSRTKQLSKHLADKEDAIANKTAAEAAAVQPVAASSKKEKRKRKNSNSSSSSSSGSSGSSSGSDSSGSDSNDSSSDSDEDGSSSGEESGSSSSSSSSSDSDSSDDEVSKKKKRVDSSGESSDGGTQDPE
- the LOC108155419 gene encoding uncharacterized protein LOC108155419, producing MCTDINNRTTTMLQSNRVLQREQVELLAIEKKLLKVVPVIQEALNSLKVEELHLKSLGLERTIESQRAVPSHRTHFDMNGTPAAMQPDQINQQKIDLDLFIKKLEGGEELDSD